GGTCGACCAGGCGTACGGTGTCGCCGGCCCGGGTCTTGAACGGCCGTCCGTCGGGGCCGAGGACGGTGCCGAAGGCCACGTGCACGGCGGGCACGGCCGACGGTAGCCAGCCGGCCCGCCGGGCGGTGTCGAAGACCATCCGGAAGTGCAGCGCCTGCCGGGCGTCAACGACGTACAGCAGCCGGTCGGCGTGCAGCTCGGCGACCCGCTGCCGCAGCGCCGCGAGGTCGGTCGCGGCGTAGCCGAACCCGCCGTCGCGCTTGCGGACGATCAGCGGCGTCGGGTCGCCGTCCGGCCCGCGTACGTCATCGAAGAAGACGCAGAGCGCACCGTCGCTGGTCACCGCGACCGCCCGGCGCTCCAGCTCGGCGGCGACATCGGGCAGCGCGGTGTTGTACGCGCTCTCCCCCACCGCGTCGGCGCCGGTCAGCCGCACGCCGAGCCGGTCGTAGACGTCGGTGAAGTAGCGGGTGGACTCGGCGACGATGTCCCGCCAGGCGGCGACGGTCGCCGGGTCACCGGCCTGCAACGCCACCACCCGCCGCCGGGCCCGGTCGGCGAACGCGGGGTCGGCGTCGAACTCCGACCGGGCCTGCCGGTAGAGCGTCGCCAGCCGGCGCATCGTGGCGGCGTCGTCCGTGGTTTGCGGCGCGGGGTGCTCGACCTGGTACTGGATGAGCATGCCGAACTGGGTGCCCCAGTCGCCGATGTGGTTGCGGCGCACCACGGTGCCGCCGAGGTGTTCGAGGATCCGCACCAGCGCGTCCCCGATGATGGTGGAGCGCAGGTGGCCGACGTGCATCTCCTTGGCGATGTTCGGCTGCGAGTAGTCGATCACCGTGACGACGCCGGCCTCGGGGGTGCCGACGCCCAGCCGGGGTGCGGCGAGCCGGCCGGCGAGCTGCGCCAGCAGCGCCCGGTCGGTCAGGTCCAGGTTGACGAAGCCCGGCCCGGCCACCCCGGCGGCGGCCACGGGACCGTCGGCGGGCAGCGCCGCGACGACCTCCGCCGCGACGTCGCGCGGGCTGCGCCGCAGCAGCCGCGCCGCCGCCAGCACCCCGTCGGCCTGGAAGTCGGCGTGCTCCGAGCGTCGGACCTGCGGCGCGAGGTCCGGCAGCCCGAGTCGGGCCGCCGCGGCGGTGACGGTGTCGGACAACGACGAGGCCAGCGAGGGCACGGTCACGGGTACTCCCCAGGACGGGACGGGATCGTCACGAAGGCCGGCCGGCCGCACGGCGGGTGCGGGCACGACGGGCGGAGCGCGCGAGAAAGGACGGACGACTATCGTCGTCGCAGGCGCGAGCGGCGGACGGCGACCAGCACCGAATCCATCTCCACCGCCTCGAACGCCAGGGCCGCGAACCGAGCGCGACCAGATGCCCGGCAGTGTACGCGCCGCGCCGGGCTGTCGGTCATCCGCCGGTACGCCGCGTGACGTCATAGGAAAAACCCTGATTCCCCGGTGGCAACGACTCTCTAGGGTCGGTCGCATGGTGCGCAAGGTTGTCTCGGCTGTCCTCACGGTGACGCTGCTGCTCGCCGCGACGGCCTGCACCGGCGGGTCGCCGGTCGATCCGGCCGGCACGGTCGACGAGGACCCGTACAGCGAGTCCGCGCTGCGGTACGGGATGGCGCCCGCACCGCATCCCGACCTGACGTACCAGCCCGACGTGGTCCTCGTCGGCGGCGGTGGCCGCTCGGTCCGGTCGGTCACCGCCGATGGGCTGACCTGGCGGATCGACGGCGCCGCGCCCCGCGCCGGTGACCTGGCCCCCGGCAAGGTCATGTTCGTCACCGGTCGCGGCGTCGGCCGGGTGCTCGACCTCCAGCACGAGGGAGGCGATCTGCTCGTCACGATCGGGCCGGTCACCGTCACCGACGTGATCCGCGACGGCGTCCTGGAGATGCGGGACATCGCGATCGAGGACCCGGTGATCTACCAGGCCGGTGAGCCGATCTGGGCGACGCCCGAGGAGGAGGCCGACGAGGCGCTACCCACCCCGTCCGGCCGGGCCGGCCGCAGCGCGCCGCTGCGGCTCGCCCCGCTGCCGCCCCGCCCCGCGCAGCCGGCACCGATCCGCGGCGGCGGCGAGGTCAGATCGGTCGTCGCCAACTTCTCCACCGGCGTCAGCCTCAACAGTGGCGCCGGGGTCAGCTTCAACTACGACCACAACGGTACGAAGCTGTTCGGGCGGGCCACGCTCACCTTCGCGCAGCCGACGGCGGGCTTCTATCTCAGCATCAAGGGCGGCTCCATCGGCCGGGCGGAGCTGTCGGTCAGCGGTGGCTTCGGGGTCCGGTACTCGTTCGAGGCCGGCATCCGGGACGGGCAGAACATCAGGGCGGTGCTCCCCATCCCGGTGGAGTTCAGCATCCCGCTGGGCACCGTGCTCGGCGTACCGCTGGCGCTGACCATCAGCCAGACGGTCAAGGTCACCACCGCGTTCGGCGCGAAGGTGGGCACCATCAAGGGCCAGGGCGAGTTCTCGCTCGCCGGTTCGCTCGGCTACGGGTACGCCAACGGCAGGTTCGGCCCGCAGGTCAGCAAGAACTTCCAGCGCAAGGAGAGCCTGATCAATTCCCTGCGTGGGGTGCCGGTCGGGGTGATGGGATTGCTCATCGAGCACCGGGTCCGGTTCGATGTCGGGTTCAGCGCGTTCGTGCTCAAGGCCGGCCTCTTCTTCGAGGTGTCGACGGCCTACGGGACGACGATCGGTTCGGCGCTGGGTGCCCCGCTGGCGGTCTGCCGGGGGGTGGGGATCGGCGTCCGGGGCTCGTACGGCATCGGCTACACGATCCTGGCCCCGGTGGTGAACGTGATCAACAAGTTTCTCAACCTGATCAACGTCAAACCGATCAACTCGTCCGGCAAGCTGGGGCCGCCGCCGTACCTCATCCACAGCGCGGACGAGGTCATCCCGCCCGGCACCAAGCTCTGCGGCACCCCGCAACCAGCCGGCGACTGAGCCGGCGGGGCCGGTTGCCCGGCGCACCGGTCACGAAGGGTCGGTGCCGAAGCCGTCGAGCGTGGCCCGCTCGTCGAGCGTGCGCAGCTCCTGGAACACGGTGATGTGCAGACCGGCCGAGGCGTCGAGGCGGGCGTTGACCGACTGCCACGGCGTGGTGGTGGGTGGTGCCAACTGCGCGGCGCCGCCGGCGACCAGCCGATCGGTGGTGGCGGCGGTGTCGTCGACCTCGAACGCCACCCGGATGCGCGGTGCGACCTGTCGCCCCACCTCGACCTCGTCGATCATCCGCTTCTGCGCCGGATTGGCGATCTCCAGCGTCGCGCGGCCGGCGTCCAGGATCACCACCCGGGCGTCGTCGCCGCTGGAGAACGCCGCCTGTTCCGGCAGGCCCAGCACGTCGCGGTAGAACCGCACCGCCGCCTCGTAGTCGTCGGCCTCCACCACGAGCCGCAGTTGGCGTACCGGCGACGCGGGCACCTCGGGTGAACTCATTGCCGTCAACATCCTCTCCGGAAGGACCCGCTCAGTCGGGCAGGTCGGCGATTCGGGTCGAGAGCCTGCGCAGCGTCGCGAGCTCGTCGGCGCTGACGTGGGCGAGGAAGCGGGACCGCACCGAGACGAGATGGTACGGCGCCGCCTGTTCGAGGACCCCGAAGCCGTCGTCGGTCAGGTGCAGGATGCAGCCCCGCGCGTCCTGCGGATCGGGCTCCTTCTCGATGAGCCCCCGGGCCTGCATGCGGGCCGCGTGGTGGGACAGCCGGCTGCGCGACCATTCCATCTTGGCGGCCAGGTCCTTGAGCGCCCACCGACGGTCCGGCTTCTCCGACAGGGTGCTCAGCACCTCGTAGTCCGCCGGCGACAGCCCCGAGTCGCGGGCCAGGTCCCGGCCGATCCGCGCGGGCAGCGCGACGAGCAGGCGCCGGAAGGCCCGCCACGCCCGCTCCTCGTCCTCACTCAGCCAGGCGGTGTCCACCCGACCACCCTACCCCTCGTTGACACGTCACAGAAAGCCCTCGTACTATCGTTGACATGTCATCGAACAACTCCGGCGCGCCGCTGCGCCTCCTCGTCATCGTCGCCAGCACCCGCCCCGGCCGTCTCGGACCGGCGATCGCCGACTGGTTCGTCCGGACGGCCACGCCGGACGCTGACCGGCCGGACGCTGACCGGCCGGGCGCCACACCCGACGGGATCACCGTCGACGTGGCGGATCTGGCCGACATCGGGCTGCCGCTGCTCGACGAGCCCGAGCACCCCGCCAGCGGCAGCTACCTGCACGAGCACACCCGCCGGTGGAGCCGGCGGGTGGCGGCGGCCGACGCGTTCGTGGTGGTGACACCGGAGTACAACTTCGGCATGCCGGCGGTGTTGAAGAACGCCCTCGACTTCCTCTACCACGAGTGGGCGTGGAAGCCGGTGGCCTTCGTCAGCTACGGCAACACCTCGGCCGGCACCCGGTCGGTGCAGATGGCGAAGCAGGTGGTCACCACCCTGAAGATGATGCCCATCGGCGCCACCGTCGCCCTGCGCATCGCGGAGAGCACCCGCGACGGCCGGGTGGTCGCGTCGGCGGCACTCGATCGAGCCGCCCGGGGCGTGCTGGTGGAGCTGAGCCGGGTGGCCTGCGCGCTGCGCCCCCTGCGCACCGGGGCCGGCGGGAACGACGCCACCGTCGGTGGGCCGGTAGAGGGCCTCACGCTGGCCGAGGCCCGGCCGGCGGACCTGGCCGAGCTGCTCGTCCTGCAGCGATGCTGCTGGGTGCAGGAGGCGTTCGCCAACGACACCCTCGACCTGCCGCCGCTGCGGGAGACCCTCGACGACCTGCGCGCCTCGCTGTCGACCTGGCGGCTGTGGTGCGTACGTCGCAACGGTCGCCTGGTCGCGGCGGTGCGCGCCCGGACGGACGAGCGGGCGTGGCTGATCGGTCGTCTGATGGTGGCGCCCGACCAGGCGGGCAACGGCATCGGCTCCTGGTTGCTCGCGTACGCCGAGGGGCAGGCCCCCGCGGAGACCACGCACTGCGCGCTGTTCACCGGGCACCGCAGCACCCGCAACATCCGGCTCTACCAGCGCGCCGGCTACACCCTGAGCGCCACCGCCGACGACACCCCGGACATCGTGCACCTCACCAAGGAACGGCAGCTGACCGCCTGAGCCCTGTCCGCCACGGCGCCGATGTGGTGTGATCTCCAGGCATGAGGGTCCGGGTCATCGGTGCCGGTGTCGTCGGCCTGACCAGCGCGCTCCGCCTGGCACAGGCCGGTCATGACGTCGACGTGGTCGCCGGGAAGGTCGGCGACAGCACCACGTCGGCTCTCGCCGCGGCGCTCTGGTATCCCTACCGCGCCTACCCCGAGGCGGACGTGACCCGATGGTCGTCGCTCACCTACGCGACGCTGTGCGGCCTGGCCGCCGACCCGTCCACCGGGGTCCGGCTGCGTCTCGGGCGGGAGCTGTTCCGCTCGCCCGCCCCCGACCCGTGGTGGCGCGACGCGGTTCCCGAGCTGGGTCGGCCGACCGACGAACGGCTACCCGCCGGCTACCTCGACGGTTACGAACTGACCGTGCCGGTGGTGGACATGGCGGTGCACCTGCCCTGGCTGCTCGGCCGGTTGACCGAGGCAGGGGTCGCCGTGCGCGGCGGACAGGTGGACGATCTCGCCGGGGCGTTCGCGGGCGTGGACGCCGTGGTGAACTGCACCGGGCTGGGAGCCAGGAAACTGCTCGGCGACGGATCCCTCACGCCGGTACGGGGACAGGTGGTCGTCGTCGCGCAGGTCGGCCTCAGCGAATGGCTGCTCGACCAGACCGACCCCGGGCGCCTGACCTACATCGTGCCCAGGAGTGACACGGTGCTGCTCGGCGGCACCGCCGACGAGGGCGACGAGGATCTGACCGTCCGGCCGGGCACCGCCGCCGGCATCCTGGACCGGTGCGCCGCGCTGGTGCCCGCGCTGCGCGGGGCACGCGTGCTCCGTCACCGGGTCGGCCTGCGGCCCGGTCGGCCCCGCGTGCGGCTGGAGGCCGAGGTCGTCGAGCGTGGTCCGGTCGTGCACTGCTACGGCCATGGCGGCGCCGGGGTGACCCTCTCCTACGGCTGCGCCGACGAGGTGGCCGAACTCGTGTCAGGGCTGTCCTGACCGGATCCCGCCGCCGGCGCCGGA
This is a stretch of genomic DNA from Micromonospora sp. WMMD1082. It encodes these proteins:
- a CDS encoding FAD-dependent oxidoreductase, translated to MRVRVIGAGVVGLTSALRLAQAGHDVDVVAGKVGDSTTSALAAALWYPYRAYPEADVTRWSSLTYATLCGLAADPSTGVRLRLGRELFRSPAPDPWWRDAVPELGRPTDERLPAGYLDGYELTVPVVDMAVHLPWLLGRLTEAGVAVRGGQVDDLAGAFAGVDAVVNCTGLGARKLLGDGSLTPVRGQVVVVAQVGLSEWLLDQTDPGRLTYIVPRSDTVLLGGTADEGDEDLTVRPGTAAGILDRCAALVPALRGARVLRHRVGLRPGRPRVRLEAEVVERGPVVHCYGHGGAGVTLSYGCADEVAELVSGLS
- a CDS encoding GNAT family N-acetyltransferase, with translation MSSNNSGAPLRLLVIVASTRPGRLGPAIADWFVRTATPDADRPDADRPGATPDGITVDVADLADIGLPLLDEPEHPASGSYLHEHTRRWSRRVAAADAFVVVTPEYNFGMPAVLKNALDFLYHEWAWKPVAFVSYGNTSAGTRSVQMAKQVVTTLKMMPIGATVALRIAESTRDGRVVASAALDRAARGVLVELSRVACALRPLRTGAGGNDATVGGPVEGLTLAEARPADLAELLVLQRCCWVQEAFANDTLDLPPLRETLDDLRASLSTWRLWCVRRNGRLVAAVRARTDERAWLIGRLMVAPDQAGNGIGSWLLAYAEGQAPAETTHCALFTGHRSTRNIRLYQRAGYTLSATADDTPDIVHLTKERQLTA
- a CDS encoding MarR family winged helix-turn-helix transcriptional regulator, with product MDTAWLSEDEERAWRAFRRLLVALPARIGRDLARDSGLSPADYEVLSTLSEKPDRRWALKDLAAKMEWSRSRLSHHAARMQARGLIEKEPDPQDARGCILHLTDDGFGVLEQAAPYHLVSVRSRFLAHVSADELATLRRLSTRIADLPD
- a CDS encoding VOC family protein, producing the protein MSSPEVPASPVRQLRLVVEADDYEAAVRFYRDVLGLPEQAAFSSGDDARVVILDAGRATLEIANPAQKRMIDEVEVGRQVAPRIRVAFEVDDTAATTDRLVAGGAAQLAPPTTTPWQSVNARLDASAGLHITVFQELRTLDERATLDGFGTDPS
- the argS gene encoding arginine--tRNA ligase — translated: MTVPSLASSLSDTVTAAAARLGLPDLAPQVRRSEHADFQADGVLAAARLLRRSPRDVAAEVVAALPADGPVAAAGVAGPGFVNLDLTDRALLAQLAGRLAAPRLGVGTPEAGVVTVIDYSQPNIAKEMHVGHLRSTIIGDALVRILEHLGGTVVRRNHIGDWGTQFGMLIQYQVEHPAPQTTDDAATMRRLATLYRQARSEFDADPAFADRARRRVVALQAGDPATVAAWRDIVAESTRYFTDVYDRLGVRLTGADAVGESAYNTALPDVAAELERRAVAVTSDGALCVFFDDVRGPDGDPTPLIVRKRDGGFGYAATDLAALRQRVAELHADRLLYVVDARQALHFRMVFDTARRAGWLPSAVPAVHVAFGTVLGPDGRPFKTRAGDTVRLVDLLTEAVDRAREVVAAKNPGLTGAALHERARQVGIGAVKYADLATGRTRDYTYDPQRMLALTGNTGVYLQYAHARVRSILARAGGADATVDPTAALEPAERALILDLDAFADTLTEVVAGYEPHRLCAYLYRLAQTFTAFYERCPVLRAEQPWRGNRLALCRLTGDTLRIGLGLLGIDAPDQL